A genomic region of Microtus ochrogaster isolate Prairie Vole_2 chromosome 15, MicOch1.0, whole genome shotgun sequence contains the following coding sequences:
- the Rnf139 gene encoding E3 ubiquitin-protein ligase RNF139 has translation MAAVGPPQQQVRMAQQQVWAALEVALRVPCLYIIDAIFNSYYDSSQSSLCILLQIFLRLLGIIVSSTVLILSQRSLFKFYMYSSAFLLAATSVLVNYYAALHIDFYGAYNTSAFGIELLPRKGPSLWMALIVLQLTFGIGYVTLLQIQSIYSQLIILNILVPIIGLITELPLYIRETLIFTSSLILIVNTLLVLAVKLKWFYYSTRYVYLLVRHMYRIYGLQLLMEDTWKRIRFPDILRVFWLTRITAQATVLMYILRMANETESFFISWDDFWDVICNLIISGCDSTLTVLGMSAVISSIAHYLGLGILAFIGSTEEDDRRLGFVAPVLFFILALQTGLSGLRPEERLIRLSRNMCLLLTAVLHFIHGMTDPVLMSLSASHVSSFHRHFPVLFVSACLFILPVLLSYVLWHHYALNTWLFAVTAFCVELCLKVIVSLTVYTLFMIDGYYNVLWEKLDDYVYFVRSTGNIIEFIFGVVMFGNGAYTMMFESGSKIRACMMCLHAYFNIYLQVKNGWKTFMNRRTAVKKINSLPEIKGSHLQEIDDVCAICYHEFTTSARITPCNHYFHALCLRKWLYIQDTCPMCHQKVYIEDDIKDNSNISNNNGFIAPNENQNPEEALREDAAGSDRELNEDDSTDCDDDVQRERNGGTQRTGAAAAAEFNDDTD, from the exons ATGGCGGCGGTGGGGCCCCCGCAGCAGCAGGTGCGGATGGCCCAGCAGCAGGTCTGGGCGGCGCTCGAAGTGGCGCTCCGGGTGCCCTGCCTCTACATCATCGACGCCATCTTCAACTCCTACTACGATTCCAGCCAAAGCTCGTTGTGCATCTTGCTCCAGATCTTTCTCCGGCTCCTCG GTATAATTGTGTCCAGCACTGTTCTGATCTTGTCACAGCGATCGCTCTTCAAGTTTTACATGTACAGCTCAGCCTTTCTCCTAGCTGCAACTTCAGTGTTAGTGAATTACTATGCTGCTTTGCACATTGACTTCTATGGTGCCTACAACACATCAGCTTTTGGCATCGAGCTGCTTCCCCGGAAAGGGCCGTCACTGTGGATGGCGCTCATCGTTCTGCAGCTGACCTTTGGAATTGGATATGTCACTCTACTCCAGATTCAGTCCATCTATTCACAGTTAATTATTTTGAATATCTTGGTTCCTATAATCGGCTTAATCACAGAGCTACCATTATACATCAGAGAGACTTTAATTTTCACCTCTTCTTTGATTCTCATAGTAAATACATTGCTTGTCTTGGCAGTGAAACTCAAGTGGTTTTATTATTCCACACGGTATGTTTACCTGTTAGTGAGGCATATGTACCGAATTTATGGATTACAGTTGTTGATGGAGGACACATGGAAGAGGATTCGTTTCCCAGATATACTCCGGGTCTTCTGGCTAACAAGAATTACAGCTCAGGCTACAgtattaatgtatattttaaggATGGCAAATGAAACTGAgtccttctttatttcttgggATGATTTCTGGGACGTCATTTGCAATCTAATAATTAGTGGATGTGATTCTACACTAACTGTTCTAGGCATGAGTGCTGTAATTTCTTCAATAGCCCATTATTTGGGCCTTGGAATCTTGGCCTTTATTGGATCAACTGAAGAAGACGACAGGCGACTTGGCTTCGTagcacctgttttgtttttcattttggctCTTCAGACTGGTTTAAGTGGGCTGAGACCTGAAGAGAGACTTATTCGCTTGAGTAGAAACATGTGCCTTTTATTAACTGCAGTCCTGCATTTCATCCATGGAATGACAGACCCTGTATTAATGTCTCTCAGTGCCTCCCACGTATCATCATTCCACAGACACTTTCCTGTGCTGTTTGTCTCTGCTTGCCTGTTTATTCTTCCTGTTTTACTCAGTTATGTCCTCTGGCATCACTATGCACTAAACACATGGCTGTTTGCGGTCACAGCCTTCTGTGTGGAGCTCTGCTTGAAAGTGATAGTCTCTCTCACCGTTTATACGCTGTTCATGATTGATGGCTACTATAACGTCCTTTGGGAAAAGCTTGATGATTATGTCTACTTTGTTCGCTCGACAGGCAATATTATCGAATTTATATTTGGAGTGGTAATGTTTGGGAATGGGGCCTATACCATGATGTTTGAGTCAGGAAGTAAAATTCGGGCTTGTATGATGTGCCTACATGCATATTTTAACATCTACTTACAAGTAAAAAATGGTTGGAAGACATTCATGAATCGTAGAACTGCTGTTAAGAAAATCAATTCACTTCCTGAAATAAAAGGGAGCCACTTGCAAGAAATCGATGACGTATGTGCAATCTGCTATCATGAGTTTACAACATCCGCTCGCATCACACCATGTAATCATTACTTCCATGCACTGTGCCTTCGAAAATGGCTGTACATTCAAGATACTTGTCCAATGTGCCATCAAAAAGTGTACATCGAAGATGATATCAAGGACAATTCAAATATATCTAACAACAATGGATTTATTGCACCCAACGAAAATCAGAATCCAGAGGAAGCTTTAAGAGAAGATGCTGCTGGATCTGACCGGGAATTGAACGAGGATGACAGTACAGACTGTGACGATGATGTTCAAAGAGAAAGGAACGGAGGGACTCAGCGTACAGGCGCAGCAGCGGCAGCAGAATTTAATGATGACACTGATTAA
- the Trmt12 gene encoding tRNA wybutosine-synthesizing protein 2 homolog has translation MEREGETSVVVAVVTEPRFTQRYRDYLEKQKLLDRQHRVQKLRDGMVALPVLAETLPERQLQELRNRVAPGSSCRLTQLLDPLPSKKARVCSPAQSLCLEVRRWVEDRGVTWCAELEADLPRSWQRHGDLMLLSEDCFQAEQWQSLEPELWETVASALGVQRLAKRGRVLPDGTRTPSVTLLLGDHGWVEHMDNGIRYTFDVTQCMFSFGNITEKLRVASLSCAGEVLVDLYAGIGYFTLPFLVHAGAAFVHACEWNPHAAAALRNNLEINGVADRCQIHFGDNRKLQLSNAADRVNLGLIPSSEEGWPVACQVLRKDVGGVLHIHQNVESFSGRKPQPLGSSDTRKEHGPHPQKIITDKQGNGTTGNVRGDMLPSASKPEWHSWAESTATQIASLLHRVHGGVWRTQILRVHPVKSYAPHVDHMVLDLECRPVL, from the coding sequence ATGGAGAGAGAAGGTGAGACGTCTGTAGTTGTCGCCGTTGTGACTGAGCCTCGGTTTACCCAGCGATACAGAGACTACCTCGAGAAGCAGAAACTCCTGGATAGACAGCACCGTGTGCAGAAGCTGCGGGATGGCATGGTGGCACTCCCGGTGCTTGCGGAAACCCTCCCTGAGCGGCAACTACAGGAGCTGAGGAATCGCGTGGCCCCGGGCAGCTCCTGCAGGCTGACGCAGCTCCTCGATCCTCTTCCGTCCAAAAAGGCCCGGGTTTGTTCTCCTGCGCAAAGTCTGTGCCTTGAGGTGAGGCGCTGGGTAGAGGACCGCGGGGTGACGTGGTGCGCCGAGCTGGAGGCGGATTTGCCCCGGTCATGGCAACGGCATGGTGACCTAATGCTGCTTAGTGAAGACTGTTTCCAAGCCGAGCAATGGCAGAGTCTGGAACCAGAACTCTGGGAGACTGTCGCCTCGGCCCTTGGAGTTCAACGTTTGGCAAAACGAGGGCGGGTGTTGCCTGATGGTACTCGAACGCCATCGGTGACTCTGCTGCTGGGTGACCATGGCTGGGTAGAGCATATGGACAATGGCATCCGGTATACGTTTGACGTGACCCAGTGCATGTTCTCTTTCGGGAACATCACTGAGAAACTTCGGGTGGCATCGCTGTCCTGTGCTGGAGAGGTCCTGGTGGATCTCTACGCCGGGATCGGGTATTTCACATTGCCCTTCCTAGTTCATGCCGGTGCTGCCTTCGTCCATGCCTGCGAATGGAATCCCCATGCCGCCGCTGCTCTCAGAAACAATTTGGAGATCAACGGCGTGGCAGACCGGTGCCAGATACACTTTGGAGACAACAGGAAGCTGCAGCTCTCCAACGCTGCAGATAGGGTGAACCTAGGGCTGATCCCCAGCTCTGAAGAAGGCTGGCCCGTTGCCTGCCAAGTGCTTCGGAAGGATGTCGGGGGTGTTCTGCATATCCACCAAAATGTGGAGTCATTCTCGGGCAGGAAACCCCAGCCTCTTGGAAGCAGTGACACGAGAAAAGAGCATGGGCCTCATCCCCAGAAAATTATCACTGATAAACAGGGAAATGGTACTACTGGGAATGTCAGGGGGGACATGCTGCCGTCAGCCAGCAAACCAGAGTGGCACAGCTGGGCAGAATCTACAGCCACTCAAATCGCCTCTCTTCTTCATCGGGTGCATGGGGGAGTGTGGAGGACACAAATCCTGCGTGTCCACCCAGTGAAATCTTATGCCCCCCACGTGGATCACATGGTCCTAGATCTGGAATGCCGCCCTGTCCTCTAG